Proteins from one Juglans microcarpa x Juglans regia isolate MS1-56 chromosome 6S, Jm3101_v1.0, whole genome shotgun sequence genomic window:
- the LOC121237310 gene encoding pentatricopeptide repeat-containing protein At1g76280 isoform X3 — MHRPLVRAPVRSVAEYLCKSKQSLLLLGRRNVAENLGFYRALMTTKGVEFLANGTESTTRSLQMKIVDSLHLGERSKASNLLLDLGHGNHSLRPDDFVHILNYCARSPDPLFVMETWRLMEEREIGVDKLCYFLIIQALCKGGYLEEALNLMNFFEEKHGIYPILSVCNSFLRACAKMRSIIHANQCLDLMEHRMMGKNEVTYSELLKFAVWQQNLSAVHEIWEDYIKHYSFSIIPLRKFIWSYTRLGDLKSAYKTLQNMVALALRGSIFVNRTAEGKLYSSRLDIPIPSNEALGSMKFDLQGNEQSIPSVYCKKFNSFPSNIEQCNPSMENSEADNGISMLRKSETMPVTKILRWSFNDVIHACAHARNCGLAEQLILQLKVMQQRNLKPYDSTLATLSMDCSKALELNLAESLLDQITESPYPYPYNACLAACDRLDQPERAVQILAKMKHLKILPDIRTYELLFSLFGNVNAPYEEGNMLSQVDAGKRINAIEMDMAKNGFQHSHLSMKNLLIALGAEGMIRELIQYLQVAENLFCRNNTFLGTAIYNTVLHSFVEAKESDMAVEIFKNMKSCGFAPDAATYNIMIDCCSILRCFKSACSLVSMMVRDGFYPQTLTYTALIKILLEDENFDEALNLLDQAFSEGHDLDVLLFNTILRKACERGRIDVIEFIVERMHQEKIQPDSSTCHYVFSAYVDQGFHSTAVEALQVLSMRMLSEEDGTHHEKTQFEDDFILAEDSEAESRILQLFKNSEENVAVALLNLRWCAILGFSTCWSPDQSPWAIRLARNYDTRIGN, encoded by the exons ATGCATAGACCACT GGTGAGGGCTCCTGTGCGGTCAGTTGCGGAGTACTTGTGCAAATCGAAACAA TCACTATTGTTACTGGGACGAAGGAATGTTGCTGAGAACCTGGGATTTTACCGAGCCCTTATGACAACAAAGG GTGTAGAATTTTTAGCAAATGGAACAGAATCAACTACAAGATCCTTACAGATGAAAATTGTGGATTCACTTCACTTGGGTGAGAGGAGCAAGGCTTCTAATCTGCTATTAGATCTTGGCCATGGAAACCACTCATTGAGACCTGATGATTTTGTTCATATTCTTAACTACTGTGCTAGATCACCTGATCCATTG TTTGTCATGGAAACTTGGAGGTTAATGGAGGAAAGGGAGATTGGCGTGGACAAACTGTGCTATTTTCTTATCATACAAGCTCTTTGTAAAGGGGGTTACTTGGAGGAG GCActgaatttgatgaatttttttgaagaaaagcaTGGAATCTATCCAATTCTATCTGTGTGCAATAGTTTCCTCAGAGCCTGTGCCAAGATGCGAAGTATAATCCATGCCAATCAATGTTTGGATCTAATGGAGCACCGAATGATGGGGAAGAATGAAGTAACATATTCAGAGCTTCTTAAG tTTGCAGTTTGGCAGCAAAACCTGTCTGCTGTTCATGAAATCTGGGAGGACTATATCAAACACTACAGTTTCAGCATCATTCCTTTGCGGAAGTTCATTTGGTCTTATACAAGGTTGGGAGACTTAAAATCTGCATATAAGACTTTGCAAAATATGGTGGCTTTAGCCCTCAGGGGTAGCATTTTTGTTAATAGAACTGCTGAAGGAAAGCTGTATTCTTCAAGATTGGACATTCCTataccttcaaatgaggctctAGGCTCAATGAAGTTTGACTTGCAGGGGAATGAACAGTCTATTCCTTCCGTTTACTGTAAGAAATTCAATAGTTTTCCCAGTAACATAGAGCAATGCAATCCTAGCATGGAGAATAGTGAAGCTGATAATGGAATAAGTATGCTTCGTAAATCTGAAACCATGCCAGTTACGAAGATTTTGAGATGGTCTTTCAATGATGTGATACATGCATGTGCACATGCTCGCAATTGTGGGTTGGCAGAGCAGTTGATTTTACAG TTAAAAGTAATGCAACAGAGGAATTTGAAGCCATATGATTCTACTCTTGCTACTCTTTCAATGGATTGCAGCAAAGCGCTAGAACTGAATTTAGCTGAGTCCCTGCTGGATCAAATTACCGAATCACCATATCCTTATCCATATAATGCTTGTCTTGCAGCATGTGACAGATTG GACCAACCTGAACGTGCAGTGCAGATATTGGCTAAAATGAAACATTTGAAGATTCTGCCAGATATCAGGACATATGAActgttgttttcattatttgGGAACGTGAATGCCCCGTATGAAGAGGGAAATATGCTGTCACAGGTAGATGCTGGTAAAAGAATCAATGCTATTGAAATGGATATGGCGAAAAATGGTTTTCAGCACAGTCATTTGTCAATGAAGAACCTG TTGATAGCTCTTGGAGCAGAGGGAATGATACGAGAGCTGATCCAATATTTACAAGTGGCAGAGAACCTTTTCTGCCGTAATAACACTTTTCTCGGAACAGCTATATATAATACGGTGTTGCATTCATTTGTTGAGGCCAAGGAA AGTGACATGGCAGtagaaatattcaaaaatatgaagtcaTGTGGCTTCGCCCCAGATGCTGCGACTTATAATATAATGATCGATTGTTGTAGCATTTTAAGATGTTTCAAATCTGCTTGTTCACTGGTTTCCATGATGGTGCGTGATGGGTTTTATCCTCAGACATTGACTTACACTGCTCTCATAAAG ATTCTTTtggaagatgagaattttgatgAAGCATTGAATCTTTTGGATCAAGCGTTCTCAGAAGGGCATGATCTTGATGTGCTTTTATTTAATACCATTCTTCGAAAAGCATGTGAAAGG GGAAGGATTGATGTAATTGAGTTTATTGTTGAGAGGATGCACCAAGAGAAAATCCAGCCTGATTCATCTACCTGCCATTACGTGTTTTCTGCATATGTGGACCAGGGTTTTCACAGCACAGCTGTAGAAGCATTGCAGGTTTTGAGTATGCGAATGTTGAGTGAAGAAGATGGCACTCATCATGAAAAGACACAGTTTGAGGATGATTTTATCCTTGCCGAAGACTCAGAAGCAGAGTCGCGGATACTGCAATTATTCAAGAACTCTGAGGAGAACGTTGCTGTTGCActtttgaatttaagatggtGTGCCATACTTGGGTTCTCAACTTGTTGGTCACCTGATCAAAGCCCATGGGCTATAAGGCTCGCAAGAAATTATGATACCAGAATAGGAAATTGA
- the LOC121237310 gene encoding pentatricopeptide repeat-containing protein At1g76280 isoform X1 codes for MHRPLVRAPVRSVAEYLCKSKQSLLLLGRRNVAENLGFYRALMTTKGVEFLANGTESTTRSLQMKIVDSLHLGERSKASNLLLDLGHGNHSLRPDDFVHILNYCARSPDPLFVMETWRLMEEREIGVDKLCYFLIIQALCKGGYLEEALNLMNFFEEKHGIYPILSVCNSFLRACAKMRSIIHANQCLDLMEHRMMGKNEVTYSELLKFAVWQQNLSAVHEIWEDYIKHYSFSIIPLRKFIWSYTRLGDLKSAYKTLQNMVALALRGSIFVNRTAEGKLYSSRLDIPIPSNEALGSMKFDLQGNEQSIPSVYCKKFNSFPSNIEQCNPSMENSEADNGISMLRKSETMPVTKILRWSFNDVIHACAHARNCGLAEQLILQMKNLGLQPSSHTYDGFVRAVVSEKGYNYGMEVLKVMQQRNLKPYDSTLATLSMDCSKALELNLAESLLDQITESPYPYPYNACLAACDRLDQPERAVQILAKMKHLKILPDIRTYELLFSLFGNVNAPYEEGNMLSQVDAGKRINAIEMDMAKNGFQHSHLSMKNLLIALGAEGMIRELIQYLQVAENLFCRNNTFLGTAIYNTVLHSFVEAKESDMAVEIFKNMKSCGFAPDAATYNIMIDCCSILRCFKSACSLVSMMVRDGFYPQTLTYTALIKILLEDENFDEALNLLDQAFSEGHDLDVLLFNTILRKACERGRIDVIEFIVERMHQEKIQPDSSTCHYVFSAYVDQGFHSTAVEALQVLSMRMLSEEDGTHHEKTQFEDDFILAEDSEAESRILQLFKNSEENVAVALLNLRWCAILGFSTCWSPDQSPWAIRLARNYDTRIGN; via the exons ATGCATAGACCACT GGTGAGGGCTCCTGTGCGGTCAGTTGCGGAGTACTTGTGCAAATCGAAACAA TCACTATTGTTACTGGGACGAAGGAATGTTGCTGAGAACCTGGGATTTTACCGAGCCCTTATGACAACAAAGG GTGTAGAATTTTTAGCAAATGGAACAGAATCAACTACAAGATCCTTACAGATGAAAATTGTGGATTCACTTCACTTGGGTGAGAGGAGCAAGGCTTCTAATCTGCTATTAGATCTTGGCCATGGAAACCACTCATTGAGACCTGATGATTTTGTTCATATTCTTAACTACTGTGCTAGATCACCTGATCCATTG TTTGTCATGGAAACTTGGAGGTTAATGGAGGAAAGGGAGATTGGCGTGGACAAACTGTGCTATTTTCTTATCATACAAGCTCTTTGTAAAGGGGGTTACTTGGAGGAG GCActgaatttgatgaatttttttgaagaaaagcaTGGAATCTATCCAATTCTATCTGTGTGCAATAGTTTCCTCAGAGCCTGTGCCAAGATGCGAAGTATAATCCATGCCAATCAATGTTTGGATCTAATGGAGCACCGAATGATGGGGAAGAATGAAGTAACATATTCAGAGCTTCTTAAG tTTGCAGTTTGGCAGCAAAACCTGTCTGCTGTTCATGAAATCTGGGAGGACTATATCAAACACTACAGTTTCAGCATCATTCCTTTGCGGAAGTTCATTTGGTCTTATACAAGGTTGGGAGACTTAAAATCTGCATATAAGACTTTGCAAAATATGGTGGCTTTAGCCCTCAGGGGTAGCATTTTTGTTAATAGAACTGCTGAAGGAAAGCTGTATTCTTCAAGATTGGACATTCCTataccttcaaatgaggctctAGGCTCAATGAAGTTTGACTTGCAGGGGAATGAACAGTCTATTCCTTCCGTTTACTGTAAGAAATTCAATAGTTTTCCCAGTAACATAGAGCAATGCAATCCTAGCATGGAGAATAGTGAAGCTGATAATGGAATAAGTATGCTTCGTAAATCTGAAACCATGCCAGTTACGAAGATTTTGAGATGGTCTTTCAATGATGTGATACATGCATGTGCACATGCTCGCAATTGTGGGTTGGCAGAGCAGTTGATTTTACAG ATGAAAAATCTTGGGTTGCAACCGTCGAGCCACACATATGATGGTTTTGTTAGAGCAGTTGTTTCTGAGAAAGGTTACAACTATGGCATGGAAGTG TTAAAAGTAATGCAACAGAGGAATTTGAAGCCATATGATTCTACTCTTGCTACTCTTTCAATGGATTGCAGCAAAGCGCTAGAACTGAATTTAGCTGAGTCCCTGCTGGATCAAATTACCGAATCACCATATCCTTATCCATATAATGCTTGTCTTGCAGCATGTGACAGATTG GACCAACCTGAACGTGCAGTGCAGATATTGGCTAAAATGAAACATTTGAAGATTCTGCCAGATATCAGGACATATGAActgttgttttcattatttgGGAACGTGAATGCCCCGTATGAAGAGGGAAATATGCTGTCACAGGTAGATGCTGGTAAAAGAATCAATGCTATTGAAATGGATATGGCGAAAAATGGTTTTCAGCACAGTCATTTGTCAATGAAGAACCTG TTGATAGCTCTTGGAGCAGAGGGAATGATACGAGAGCTGATCCAATATTTACAAGTGGCAGAGAACCTTTTCTGCCGTAATAACACTTTTCTCGGAACAGCTATATATAATACGGTGTTGCATTCATTTGTTGAGGCCAAGGAA AGTGACATGGCAGtagaaatattcaaaaatatgaagtcaTGTGGCTTCGCCCCAGATGCTGCGACTTATAATATAATGATCGATTGTTGTAGCATTTTAAGATGTTTCAAATCTGCTTGTTCACTGGTTTCCATGATGGTGCGTGATGGGTTTTATCCTCAGACATTGACTTACACTGCTCTCATAAAG ATTCTTTtggaagatgagaattttgatgAAGCATTGAATCTTTTGGATCAAGCGTTCTCAGAAGGGCATGATCTTGATGTGCTTTTATTTAATACCATTCTTCGAAAAGCATGTGAAAGG GGAAGGATTGATGTAATTGAGTTTATTGTTGAGAGGATGCACCAAGAGAAAATCCAGCCTGATTCATCTACCTGCCATTACGTGTTTTCTGCATATGTGGACCAGGGTTTTCACAGCACAGCTGTAGAAGCATTGCAGGTTTTGAGTATGCGAATGTTGAGTGAAGAAGATGGCACTCATCATGAAAAGACACAGTTTGAGGATGATTTTATCCTTGCCGAAGACTCAGAAGCAGAGTCGCGGATACTGCAATTATTCAAGAACTCTGAGGAGAACGTTGCTGTTGCActtttgaatttaagatggtGTGCCATACTTGGGTTCTCAACTTGTTGGTCACCTGATCAAAGCCCATGGGCTATAAGGCTCGCAAGAAATTATGATACCAGAATAGGAAATTGA
- the LOC121237310 gene encoding pentatricopeptide repeat-containing protein At1g76280 isoform X2 produces MHRPLVRAPVRSVAEYLCKSKQSLLLLGRRNVAENLGFYRALMTTKGVEFLANGTESTTRSLQMKIVDSLHLGERSKASNLLLDLGHGNHSLRPDDFVHILNYCARSPDPLFVMETWRLMEEREIGVDKLCYFLIIQALCKGGYLEEHGIYPILSVCNSFLRACAKMRSIIHANQCLDLMEHRMMGKNEVTYSELLKFAVWQQNLSAVHEIWEDYIKHYSFSIIPLRKFIWSYTRLGDLKSAYKTLQNMVALALRGSIFVNRTAEGKLYSSRLDIPIPSNEALGSMKFDLQGNEQSIPSVYCKKFNSFPSNIEQCNPSMENSEADNGISMLRKSETMPVTKILRWSFNDVIHACAHARNCGLAEQLILQMKNLGLQPSSHTYDGFVRAVVSEKGYNYGMEVLKVMQQRNLKPYDSTLATLSMDCSKALELNLAESLLDQITESPYPYPYNACLAACDRLDQPERAVQILAKMKHLKILPDIRTYELLFSLFGNVNAPYEEGNMLSQVDAGKRINAIEMDMAKNGFQHSHLSMKNLLIALGAEGMIRELIQYLQVAENLFCRNNTFLGTAIYNTVLHSFVEAKESDMAVEIFKNMKSCGFAPDAATYNIMIDCCSILRCFKSACSLVSMMVRDGFYPQTLTYTALIKILLEDENFDEALNLLDQAFSEGHDLDVLLFNTILRKACERGRIDVIEFIVERMHQEKIQPDSSTCHYVFSAYVDQGFHSTAVEALQVLSMRMLSEEDGTHHEKTQFEDDFILAEDSEAESRILQLFKNSEENVAVALLNLRWCAILGFSTCWSPDQSPWAIRLARNYDTRIGN; encoded by the exons ATGCATAGACCACT GGTGAGGGCTCCTGTGCGGTCAGTTGCGGAGTACTTGTGCAAATCGAAACAA TCACTATTGTTACTGGGACGAAGGAATGTTGCTGAGAACCTGGGATTTTACCGAGCCCTTATGACAACAAAGG GTGTAGAATTTTTAGCAAATGGAACAGAATCAACTACAAGATCCTTACAGATGAAAATTGTGGATTCACTTCACTTGGGTGAGAGGAGCAAGGCTTCTAATCTGCTATTAGATCTTGGCCATGGAAACCACTCATTGAGACCTGATGATTTTGTTCATATTCTTAACTACTGTGCTAGATCACCTGATCCATTG TTTGTCATGGAAACTTGGAGGTTAATGGAGGAAAGGGAGATTGGCGTGGACAAACTGTGCTATTTTCTTATCATACAAGCTCTTTGTAAAGGGGGTTACTTGGAGGAG caTGGAATCTATCCAATTCTATCTGTGTGCAATAGTTTCCTCAGAGCCTGTGCCAAGATGCGAAGTATAATCCATGCCAATCAATGTTTGGATCTAATGGAGCACCGAATGATGGGGAAGAATGAAGTAACATATTCAGAGCTTCTTAAG tTTGCAGTTTGGCAGCAAAACCTGTCTGCTGTTCATGAAATCTGGGAGGACTATATCAAACACTACAGTTTCAGCATCATTCCTTTGCGGAAGTTCATTTGGTCTTATACAAGGTTGGGAGACTTAAAATCTGCATATAAGACTTTGCAAAATATGGTGGCTTTAGCCCTCAGGGGTAGCATTTTTGTTAATAGAACTGCTGAAGGAAAGCTGTATTCTTCAAGATTGGACATTCCTataccttcaaatgaggctctAGGCTCAATGAAGTTTGACTTGCAGGGGAATGAACAGTCTATTCCTTCCGTTTACTGTAAGAAATTCAATAGTTTTCCCAGTAACATAGAGCAATGCAATCCTAGCATGGAGAATAGTGAAGCTGATAATGGAATAAGTATGCTTCGTAAATCTGAAACCATGCCAGTTACGAAGATTTTGAGATGGTCTTTCAATGATGTGATACATGCATGTGCACATGCTCGCAATTGTGGGTTGGCAGAGCAGTTGATTTTACAG ATGAAAAATCTTGGGTTGCAACCGTCGAGCCACACATATGATGGTTTTGTTAGAGCAGTTGTTTCTGAGAAAGGTTACAACTATGGCATGGAAGTG TTAAAAGTAATGCAACAGAGGAATTTGAAGCCATATGATTCTACTCTTGCTACTCTTTCAATGGATTGCAGCAAAGCGCTAGAACTGAATTTAGCTGAGTCCCTGCTGGATCAAATTACCGAATCACCATATCCTTATCCATATAATGCTTGTCTTGCAGCATGTGACAGATTG GACCAACCTGAACGTGCAGTGCAGATATTGGCTAAAATGAAACATTTGAAGATTCTGCCAGATATCAGGACATATGAActgttgttttcattatttgGGAACGTGAATGCCCCGTATGAAGAGGGAAATATGCTGTCACAGGTAGATGCTGGTAAAAGAATCAATGCTATTGAAATGGATATGGCGAAAAATGGTTTTCAGCACAGTCATTTGTCAATGAAGAACCTG TTGATAGCTCTTGGAGCAGAGGGAATGATACGAGAGCTGATCCAATATTTACAAGTGGCAGAGAACCTTTTCTGCCGTAATAACACTTTTCTCGGAACAGCTATATATAATACGGTGTTGCATTCATTTGTTGAGGCCAAGGAA AGTGACATGGCAGtagaaatattcaaaaatatgaagtcaTGTGGCTTCGCCCCAGATGCTGCGACTTATAATATAATGATCGATTGTTGTAGCATTTTAAGATGTTTCAAATCTGCTTGTTCACTGGTTTCCATGATGGTGCGTGATGGGTTTTATCCTCAGACATTGACTTACACTGCTCTCATAAAG ATTCTTTtggaagatgagaattttgatgAAGCATTGAATCTTTTGGATCAAGCGTTCTCAGAAGGGCATGATCTTGATGTGCTTTTATTTAATACCATTCTTCGAAAAGCATGTGAAAGG GGAAGGATTGATGTAATTGAGTTTATTGTTGAGAGGATGCACCAAGAGAAAATCCAGCCTGATTCATCTACCTGCCATTACGTGTTTTCTGCATATGTGGACCAGGGTTTTCACAGCACAGCTGTAGAAGCATTGCAGGTTTTGAGTATGCGAATGTTGAGTGAAGAAGATGGCACTCATCATGAAAAGACACAGTTTGAGGATGATTTTATCCTTGCCGAAGACTCAGAAGCAGAGTCGCGGATACTGCAATTATTCAAGAACTCTGAGGAGAACGTTGCTGTTGCActtttgaatttaagatggtGTGCCATACTTGGGTTCTCAACTTGTTGGTCACCTGATCAAAGCCCATGGGCTATAAGGCTCGCAAGAAATTATGATACCAGAATAGGAAATTGA
- the LOC121237310 gene encoding pentatricopeptide repeat-containing protein At1g76280 isoform X4, with protein MNTSEMALNLMNFFEEKHGIYPILSVCNSFLRACAKMRSIIHANQCLDLMEHRMMGKNEVTYSELLKFAVWQQNLSAVHEIWEDYIKHYSFSIIPLRKFIWSYTRLGDLKSAYKTLQNMVALALRGSIFVNRTAEGKLYSSRLDIPIPSNEALGSMKFDLQGNEQSIPSVYCKKFNSFPSNIEQCNPSMENSEADNGISMLRKSETMPVTKILRWSFNDVIHACAHARNCGLAEQLILQMKNLGLQPSSHTYDGFVRAVVSEKGYNYGMEVLKVMQQRNLKPYDSTLATLSMDCSKALELNLAESLLDQITESPYPYPYNACLAACDRLDQPERAVQILAKMKHLKILPDIRTYELLFSLFGNVNAPYEEGNMLSQVDAGKRINAIEMDMAKNGFQHSHLSMKNLLIALGAEGMIRELIQYLQVAENLFCRNNTFLGTAIYNTVLHSFVEAKESDMAVEIFKNMKSCGFAPDAATYNIMIDCCSILRCFKSACSLVSMMVRDGFYPQTLTYTALIKILLEDENFDEALNLLDQAFSEGHDLDVLLFNTILRKACERGRIDVIEFIVERMHQEKIQPDSSTCHYVFSAYVDQGFHSTAVEALQVLSMRMLSEEDGTHHEKTQFEDDFILAEDSEAESRILQLFKNSEENVAVALLNLRWCAILGFSTCWSPDQSPWAIRLARNYDTRIGN; from the exons ATGAATACATCAGAGATGG CActgaatttgatgaatttttttgaagaaaagcaTGGAATCTATCCAATTCTATCTGTGTGCAATAGTTTCCTCAGAGCCTGTGCCAAGATGCGAAGTATAATCCATGCCAATCAATGTTTGGATCTAATGGAGCACCGAATGATGGGGAAGAATGAAGTAACATATTCAGAGCTTCTTAAG tTTGCAGTTTGGCAGCAAAACCTGTCTGCTGTTCATGAAATCTGGGAGGACTATATCAAACACTACAGTTTCAGCATCATTCCTTTGCGGAAGTTCATTTGGTCTTATACAAGGTTGGGAGACTTAAAATCTGCATATAAGACTTTGCAAAATATGGTGGCTTTAGCCCTCAGGGGTAGCATTTTTGTTAATAGAACTGCTGAAGGAAAGCTGTATTCTTCAAGATTGGACATTCCTataccttcaaatgaggctctAGGCTCAATGAAGTTTGACTTGCAGGGGAATGAACAGTCTATTCCTTCCGTTTACTGTAAGAAATTCAATAGTTTTCCCAGTAACATAGAGCAATGCAATCCTAGCATGGAGAATAGTGAAGCTGATAATGGAATAAGTATGCTTCGTAAATCTGAAACCATGCCAGTTACGAAGATTTTGAGATGGTCTTTCAATGATGTGATACATGCATGTGCACATGCTCGCAATTGTGGGTTGGCAGAGCAGTTGATTTTACAG ATGAAAAATCTTGGGTTGCAACCGTCGAGCCACACATATGATGGTTTTGTTAGAGCAGTTGTTTCTGAGAAAGGTTACAACTATGGCATGGAAGTG TTAAAAGTAATGCAACAGAGGAATTTGAAGCCATATGATTCTACTCTTGCTACTCTTTCAATGGATTGCAGCAAAGCGCTAGAACTGAATTTAGCTGAGTCCCTGCTGGATCAAATTACCGAATCACCATATCCTTATCCATATAATGCTTGTCTTGCAGCATGTGACAGATTG GACCAACCTGAACGTGCAGTGCAGATATTGGCTAAAATGAAACATTTGAAGATTCTGCCAGATATCAGGACATATGAActgttgttttcattatttgGGAACGTGAATGCCCCGTATGAAGAGGGAAATATGCTGTCACAGGTAGATGCTGGTAAAAGAATCAATGCTATTGAAATGGATATGGCGAAAAATGGTTTTCAGCACAGTCATTTGTCAATGAAGAACCTG TTGATAGCTCTTGGAGCAGAGGGAATGATACGAGAGCTGATCCAATATTTACAAGTGGCAGAGAACCTTTTCTGCCGTAATAACACTTTTCTCGGAACAGCTATATATAATACGGTGTTGCATTCATTTGTTGAGGCCAAGGAA AGTGACATGGCAGtagaaatattcaaaaatatgaagtcaTGTGGCTTCGCCCCAGATGCTGCGACTTATAATATAATGATCGATTGTTGTAGCATTTTAAGATGTTTCAAATCTGCTTGTTCACTGGTTTCCATGATGGTGCGTGATGGGTTTTATCCTCAGACATTGACTTACACTGCTCTCATAAAG ATTCTTTtggaagatgagaattttgatgAAGCATTGAATCTTTTGGATCAAGCGTTCTCAGAAGGGCATGATCTTGATGTGCTTTTATTTAATACCATTCTTCGAAAAGCATGTGAAAGG GGAAGGATTGATGTAATTGAGTTTATTGTTGAGAGGATGCACCAAGAGAAAATCCAGCCTGATTCATCTACCTGCCATTACGTGTTTTCTGCATATGTGGACCAGGGTTTTCACAGCACAGCTGTAGAAGCATTGCAGGTTTTGAGTATGCGAATGTTGAGTGAAGAAGATGGCACTCATCATGAAAAGACACAGTTTGAGGATGATTTTATCCTTGCCGAAGACTCAGAAGCAGAGTCGCGGATACTGCAATTATTCAAGAACTCTGAGGAGAACGTTGCTGTTGCActtttgaatttaagatggtGTGCCATACTTGGGTTCTCAACTTGTTGGTCACCTGATCAAAGCCCATGGGCTATAAGGCTCGCAAGAAATTATGATACCAGAATAGGAAATTGA